Proteins from one Ketobacter alkanivorans genomic window:
- a CDS encoding primosomal protein N', producing MAKPGSHTIIQVALPVPLRRTFDYLPKADTPVNLLQPGTRVKVPFGKRQIIGIIHGIIPHSNFGDDNLKTITGLLDEEAAIGPELVKLCQWAAQYYHHPLGDVYAHALPTLLRSKDDSWEEVSVRWQLTQKGRLIGLDQLGRAKRQIHALKILREHPEGLHQPMLKGFEVEAPILRTLLDKGLVDQHQDRPPRQHWRQDRILAESPLTLNEEQKHALQPIIDSTGFRPFLLEGVTGSGKTEVYLQAITHYLKQGKQALVLVPEIGLTPQTLHRFEARFGVPVVSFHSNLTDRERMISWRKARNGEAAIVLGTRSALFSPMENLGIIVVDEEHDLSYKQQEGFRYNARDLAIIRANQQNIPVVLGSATPTLESLQNARSGRYEHLVLSQRAGNARPPQFRVLDIRQKALTHGMAPELLKEMEERLKARQQVLVFINRRGYAPVLMCHDCGWFKECPHCDHRMTCHANPAHLHCHHCNHQLAIPRFCGNCKSTDLRPIGMGTERLEDNLSALFPKFPVIRIDRDTTQRKQAMSKHLERINTGEPCILVGTQMLAKGHHFPKVTLVAVCDIDAGLFAADFRATEHTAQLLMQVSGRAGRGDDRGLVFLQTHQPGHPLLQTLLSDGYGEFATELTNERRLMGMPPFGYLALLRAESADPRQASQFLNQIERWMQPAAQSLNAEVWGPAPALMPKKARRFRFQLMLRSEQRPALQQLLKQTVKKIEQEAGHRLKWSVDVDPVTLD from the coding sequence ATGGCCAAGCCCGGATCTCATACCATCATTCAAGTGGCTTTGCCTGTGCCTTTGCGGCGCACTTTTGATTACTTGCCCAAAGCAGACACCCCGGTCAACCTGCTGCAGCCGGGTACGCGGGTAAAAGTACCCTTCGGCAAGCGCCAGATAATCGGCATCATTCACGGCATTATCCCGCACTCCAACTTTGGTGACGATAACCTCAAAACCATCACAGGCCTGCTGGATGAGGAGGCGGCCATCGGGCCAGAGCTGGTGAAGCTGTGCCAGTGGGCTGCCCAGTATTACCACCATCCACTGGGTGATGTTTATGCTCATGCGCTGCCCACCCTGCTGCGCAGCAAGGATGATTCCTGGGAAGAAGTGTCCGTACGCTGGCAGTTGACGCAGAAAGGGCGTCTGATCGGGCTGGACCAGCTGGGCCGGGCCAAGCGCCAGATCCACGCATTGAAGATATTGAGGGAACACCCGGAAGGCCTGCATCAGCCCATGCTGAAGGGCTTTGAAGTGGAAGCGCCCATTCTGCGCACCCTGCTGGACAAAGGGCTAGTGGATCAGCATCAGGATCGCCCGCCACGACAACACTGGCGCCAGGACAGGATACTGGCGGAAAGCCCGCTCACGCTGAATGAAGAGCAAAAGCATGCCCTGCAACCCATCATTGATAGCACCGGGTTTCGTCCATTTCTGCTGGAGGGTGTTACCGGCAGCGGCAAAACCGAGGTCTATCTGCAGGCCATCACCCATTATCTGAAGCAAGGCAAGCAGGCTCTGGTACTGGTGCCTGAAATCGGCCTCACCCCTCAGACCCTGCATCGGTTTGAAGCCCGTTTCGGGGTACCGGTGGTGAGCTTCCATTCCAATCTCACCGATCGGGAGCGCATGATCAGTTGGCGCAAGGCCCGCAATGGTGAAGCCGCCATTGTGCTGGGCACCCGCTCAGCCCTGTTCAGCCCGATGGAAAACCTGGGCATCATTGTGGTGGATGAGGAACACGATCTTTCGTACAAACAGCAGGAAGGTTTCCGCTACAACGCCCGCGACCTGGCCATTATTCGCGCCAACCAACAGAACATTCCTGTGGTGCTGGGCAGTGCCACCCCCACGCTGGAGAGCCTGCAGAATGCACGCAGCGGTCGCTACGAGCACCTGGTGCTAAGCCAGCGCGCGGGCAACGCACGACCACCGCAGTTTCGGGTGCTGGATATCCGACAGAAAGCGCTTACCCACGGCATGGCGCCCGAGCTGCTGAAGGAAATGGAAGAACGCTTAAAGGCGCGCCAGCAAGTGCTGGTATTCATCAATCGCAGGGGTTATGCACCGGTTTTGATGTGCCATGATTGTGGCTGGTTCAAAGAGTGCCCCCATTGCGATCATCGCATGACCTGCCACGCCAACCCGGCCCATCTCCATTGCCATCACTGCAATCATCAGTTGGCCATACCACGCTTTTGCGGGAACTGTAAAAGTACGGATCTGCGCCCCATTGGCATGGGAACCGAACGGCTGGAAGACAATCTCAGCGCCCTGTTTCCTAAATTTCCGGTGATACGCATCGATCGCGACACCACTCAACGCAAGCAAGCCATGAGCAAACACCTGGAGCGCATCAACACCGGGGAGCCCTGTATTTTGGTGGGCACTCAGATGCTGGCCAAAGGGCATCATTTTCCCAAAGTAACCCTGGTGGCCGTGTGCGACATTGACGCCGGTTTGTTCGCGGCGGATTTTCGTGCCACAGAGCACACGGCGCAGTTGCTGATGCAGGTATCCGGCCGGGCCGGGCGCGGTGACGATCGCGGCCTGGTGTTTCTGCAAACCCATCAACCGGGGCACCCTTTGTTGCAGACATTGCTCAGCGATGGTTACGGTGAATTCGCCACCGAACTCACCAACGAGCGCCGCCTGATGGGCATGCCTCCGTTTGGTTATCTGGCATTACTGCGGGCAGAGAGCGCAGACCCCCGACAAGCCTCTCAGTTTCTAAACCAGATCGAACGCTGGATGCAACCGGCAGCGCAGTCATTGAATGCCGAGGTGTGGGGCCCTGCCCCGGCGCTGATGCCGAAAAAAGCACGCCGGTTTCGCTTTCAGTTAATGCTGCGCAGTGAACAGCGCCCAGCGCTGCAGCAGC
- a CDS encoding thermonuclease family protein, which yields MNILKKAPVGAFFIASLFLLQWSFPAYALCPLDPAEKAVEAVQIEAVFDGDTVRLTDGRKVRLVGINTPEVAHRGKPEEPLALEARQQLEALLKQKPIYLLVGQDTHDHYGRVLGHLFTGQGESIIAALLQQGAGFQVAILPNLRYVDCYSQAQAQARSKRLGVWGHDYYDAIPATSAELKGGYARIQGQVESVTMSKKAMFVELTGQVSLKIEKKVALTIDDALMDQLVALSRAPKGSAELRLEARGWLSDRLTWNGSTPELVRKGQQKRYQMKITHQSSWETLSQDSTVAQVKPFLDSPIFY from the coding sequence ATGAACATCCTGAAAAAGGCTCCCGTGGGAGCCTTTTTTATTGCCAGCCTGTTTCTGCTGCAGTGGTCTTTCCCGGCGTACGCCCTGTGCCCGCTGGATCCGGCAGAAAAAGCGGTGGAGGCGGTTCAGATCGAGGCGGTATTCGATGGTGATACGGTGCGCCTTACGGACGGTCGTAAAGTGCGGCTGGTGGGTATTAATACACCAGAAGTGGCCCACCGTGGTAAGCCAGAGGAGCCATTGGCGCTAGAGGCCCGGCAGCAGCTGGAGGCTTTGCTCAAACAAAAGCCGATTTACCTGTTAGTCGGCCAGGATACACATGATCATTATGGTCGGGTGCTGGGGCATCTCTTCACCGGGCAGGGCGAAAGTATCATTGCCGCCCTGTTGCAGCAGGGGGCCGGGTTTCAGGTGGCGATTCTGCCTAATCTGCGGTACGTGGATTGTTACAGTCAGGCCCAGGCTCAGGCGCGATCCAAGCGCTTGGGGGTGTGGGGGCACGACTATTATGACGCCATACCGGCAACCTCTGCTGAGCTGAAAGGTGGCTATGCCAGGATTCAGGGCCAGGTTGAGTCGGTCACCATGAGTAAAAAAGCCATGTTTGTGGAGCTGACTGGCCAGGTTAGCCTCAAGATTGAAAAGAAAGTGGCGCTAACTATAGATGATGCCTTGATGGATCAGCTGGTGGCGCTATCCCGCGCGCCCAAAGGCAGCGCCGAGTTGCGACTGGAGGCCAGAGGTTGGCTTTCCGATCGTCTGACCTGGAATGGAAGCACGCCTGAGTTGGTGCGAAAAGGCCAGCAGAAGCGCTACCAGATGAAAATTACCCATCAGTCATCCTGGGAAACCCTGAGCCAGGACTCGACCGTGGCCCAGGTTAAACCATTTCTGGACAGCCCAATCTTTTATTGA
- the rpmE gene encoding 50S ribosomal protein L31, translating to MKEGIHPEYNDIKATCTCGNVMETRSTLKEEIHLDVCSACHPFYTGQQKVVDTGGRIDKFKKRFGAVRRTK from the coding sequence ATGAAAGAAGGCATCCATCCAGAATACAACGACATCAAAGCCACTTGCACTTGCGGCAATGTGATGGAGACTCGATCCACGTTGAAAGAAGAAATCCACCTGGACGTGTGCTCTGCCTGTCACCCGTTCTACACTGGTCAGCAGAAAGTTGTGGATACCGGTGGCCGTATCGACAAATTCAAGAAGCGTTTCGGCGCGGTACGTCGCACCAAGTAA